A single Osmerus mordax isolate fOsmMor3 unplaced genomic scaffold, fOsmMor3.pri Scaffold_223, whole genome shotgun sequence DNA region contains:
- the LOC136939533 gene encoding uncharacterized protein isoform X3, with the protein MENTVHAALHALLLLSLASRVTGQDPSVAPQKEHRVLGRPHADSSPSGGSLSPFKGLNNTNTTSNTTSNTSSNITSITSNTTSITSSNITSNITSTISNITSITSNITNNIANTSTMATVEPPLPPKEDRNPPGVMTPAPPPSPEGGLSGTDEFEKTSTPVNRTAHTHPSPTPAPHPVTTHTHPSPTPAPHPVTTHTHPRPTPAPHPVTTHTHPSPTPAPHTVTTHTHPSPTPAPHPVTTHTHPSPPPHPPKKHSTTSSPSLATPAPTSPQDLPPSALQTSSPEQSAHPPSSSPPAQAKTQDDSPPQLNVGDVFCPVHVFICVHMCVSGG; encoded by the exons ATGGAGAACACAGTGCACGCCGCTCTTCACGCGCTGTTGCTCCTCAGCCTGGCTTCGCGGGTTACAG GCCAGGACCCCAGTGTGGCTCCCCAGAAGGAGCACCGTGTCCTGGGGAGACCCCATGCTGACAGCTCCCCCTCTGGagggtccctctctccctttaagGGGCTCAACAACACAAATACCACCAGTAACACCACCAGTAACACCAGCAGtaacatcaccagcatcaccaGTAACACCACCAGTATCACCAGCAGTAACATAACCAGTAACATCACCAGCACCATCAGtaacatcaccagcatcaccaGTAACATCACCAACAACATCGCCAACACCAGCACCATGGCAACAGtggagccccccctccccccaaaggAGGACCGTAACCCCCCAG gtgtgatgacccctgccccccctccctccccagaggGGGGGCTCTCGGGAACAGACGAATTCGAGAAAACCTCCACACCTGTTAACcgtacagcccacacacaccccagccccacacctgcaccccaccctgtcaccacacacacacaccccagccccacacctgcaccccaccctgtcaccacacacacacaccccagacccaCACCTGCACCCCAccctgtcaccacacacacacaccccagccccacACCTGCACCCCACactgtcaccacacacacacaccctagcccCACACCTGCACCCCAccctgtcaccacacacacacaccccagccccccgccTCACCCTCCTAAAAAACATTCAACcacatcctcccccagcctggccacccctgcccccacctccccccaggaCCTCCCGCCCTCCGCCCTCCAAACCTCCAGCCCAGAGCAGtctgcccacccccccagcagcagccccccagcccaggccaAGACCCAGGACGACAGCCCCCCTCAGCTCAACGTAGGGGATG TTTTCTGTCCTGttcatgtgttcatatgtgttCATATGTGCGTCAGCGGAGGCTGA
- the LOC136939533 gene encoding uncharacterized protein isoform X1 — protein sequence MENTVHAALHALLLLSLASRVTGQDPSVAPQKEHRVLGRPHADSSPSGGSLSPFKGLNNTNTTSNTTSNTSSNITSITSNTTSITSSNITSNITSTISNITSITSNITNNIANTSTMATVEPPLPPKEDRNPPGVMTPAPPPSPEGGLSGTDEFEKTSTPVNRTAHTHPSPTPAPHPVTTHTHPSPTPAPHPVTTHTHPRPTPAPHPVTTHTHPSPTPAPHTVTTHTHPSPTPAPHPVTTHTHPSPPPHPPKKHSTTSSPSLATPAPTSPQDLPPSALQTSSPEQSAHPPSSSPPAQAKTQDDSPPQLNVGDAEADPVSSAPSLDPLLAGLVAAFIITAIIITLLVFIKLRRRDNRPEFRRLQDLPMDDMMEDSPLYSY from the exons ATGGAGAACACAGTGCACGCCGCTCTTCACGCGCTGTTGCTCCTCAGCCTGGCTTCGCGGGTTACAG GCCAGGACCCCAGTGTGGCTCCCCAGAAGGAGCACCGTGTCCTGGGGAGACCCCATGCTGACAGCTCCCCCTCTGGagggtccctctctccctttaagGGGCTCAACAACACAAATACCACCAGTAACACCACCAGTAACACCAGCAGtaacatcaccagcatcaccaGTAACACCACCAGTATCACCAGCAGTAACATAACCAGTAACATCACCAGCACCATCAGtaacatcaccagcatcaccaGTAACATCACCAACAACATCGCCAACACCAGCACCATGGCAACAGtggagccccccctccccccaaaggAGGACCGTAACCCCCCAG gtgtgatgacccctgccccccctccctccccagaggGGGGGCTCTCGGGAACAGACGAATTCGAGAAAACCTCCACACCTGTTAACcgtacagcccacacacaccccagccccacacctgcaccccaccctgtcaccacacacacacaccccagccccacacctgcaccccaccctgtcaccacacacacacaccccagacccaCACCTGCACCCCAccctgtcaccacacacacacaccccagccccacACCTGCACCCCACactgtcaccacacacacacaccctagcccCACACCTGCACCCCAccctgtcaccacacacacacaccccagccccccgccTCACCCTCCTAAAAAACATTCAACcacatcctcccccagcctggccacccctgcccccacctccccccaggaCCTCCCGCCCTCCGCCCTCCAAACCTCCAGCCCAGAGCAGtctgcccacccccccagcagcagccccccagcccaggccaAGACCCAGGACGACAGCCCCCCTCAGCTCAACGTAGGGGATG CGGAGGCTGACCCGGTAAGCTCCGCCCCCAGTCTGGACCCCCTGCTGGCTGGCCTGGTCGCAGCCTTCATCATCAccgccatcatcatcaccctcctcGTCTTCATCAAGCTGCGGCGCCGTGACAACCGGCCAGAGTTCCGCCGGCTGCAGGACCTCCCCATG GATGATATGATGGAGGACTCACCTCTGTACAGCTACTGA
- the LOC136939533 gene encoding uncharacterized protein isoform X2 has translation MENTVHAALHALLLLSLASRVTGQDPSVAPQKEHRVLGRPHADSSPSGGSLSPFKGLNNTNTTSNTTSNTSSNITSITSNTTSITSSNITSNITSTISNITSITSNITNNIANTSTMATVEPPLPPKEDRNPPGVMTPAPPPSPEGGLSGTDEFEKTSTPVNRTAHTHPSPTPAPHPVTTHTHPSPTPAPHPVTTHTHPRPTPAPHPVTTHTHPSPTPAPHTVTTHTHPSPTPAPHPVTTHTHPSPPPHPPKKHSTTSSPSLATPAPTSPQDLPPSALQTSSPEQSAHPPSSSPPAQAKTQDDSPPQLNVGDVWTPCWLAWSQPSSSPPSSSPSSSSSSCGAVTTGQSSAGCRTSPWMI, from the exons ATGGAGAACACAGTGCACGCCGCTCTTCACGCGCTGTTGCTCCTCAGCCTGGCTTCGCGGGTTACAG GCCAGGACCCCAGTGTGGCTCCCCAGAAGGAGCACCGTGTCCTGGGGAGACCCCATGCTGACAGCTCCCCCTCTGGagggtccctctctccctttaagGGGCTCAACAACACAAATACCACCAGTAACACCACCAGTAACACCAGCAGtaacatcaccagcatcaccaGTAACACCACCAGTATCACCAGCAGTAACATAACCAGTAACATCACCAGCACCATCAGtaacatcaccagcatcaccaGTAACATCACCAACAACATCGCCAACACCAGCACCATGGCAACAGtggagccccccctccccccaaaggAGGACCGTAACCCCCCAG gtgtgatgacccctgccccccctccctccccagaggGGGGGCTCTCGGGAACAGACGAATTCGAGAAAACCTCCACACCTGTTAACcgtacagcccacacacaccccagccccacacctgcaccccaccctgtcaccacacacacacaccccagccccacacctgcaccccaccctgtcaccacacacacacaccccagacccaCACCTGCACCCCAccctgtcaccacacacacacaccccagccccacACCTGCACCCCACactgtcaccacacacacacaccctagcccCACACCTGCACCCCAccctgtcaccacacacacacaccccagccccccgccTCACCCTCCTAAAAAACATTCAACcacatcctcccccagcctggccacccctgcccccacctccccccaggaCCTCCCGCCCTCCGCCCTCCAAACCTCCAGCCCAGAGCAGtctgcccacccccccagcagcagccccccagcccaggccaAGACCCAGGACGACAGCCCCCCTCAGCTCAACGTAGGGGATG TCTGGACCCCCTGCTGGCTGGCCTGGTCGCAGCCTTCATCATCAccgccatcatcatcaccctcctcGTCTTCATCAAGCTGCGGCGCCGTGACAACCGGCCAGAGTTCCGCCGGCTGCAGGACCTCCCCATG GATGATATGA
- the LOC136939535 gene encoding forkhead-associated domain-containing protein 1-like produces the protein MNWDTQLSSIMSAADGSVAKMRERLATSPGRLPTGRQDSALVREVSGVSGLGPLPPLPHPSCSLTPALQWTDLAAVQSQLQLQSQAVESLSQRLRNMEAERQSQQRHLEELQGQVSRLRQGPGGEREEERRSPAEESRVERWRREVGRELASLRTHVTRATSLGNLEESFSSKLRREELDQLRREVDNLKTQLRRQEEDMFLQQSESRETRRQYERSCQTLEELTSSYRTHSLDLAKTVSQYTHTQQEVQQLRVTVTELREEVRSLILRERHSPAAPKHTHTPAALVSAPPPRRRVRGQEAEPDSGSEDFSPTPSLAEVSSDDLSWLDDQDPAPRHRRPRIHLGSRDRDLGVGSVLDDDEDNLELGSELSLDDL, from the exons ATGAACTGGGACACCCAGCTGAGCTCTATTATGTCTGCCGCGGACGGCAGCGTAGCAAAGATGAGG GAAAGACTGGctacctcaccagggaggctcCCTACAGGAAGACAAG aTTCTGCTCTAGTGAGAGAGGTGTCTGGTGTGTCAGGCTTggggcctcttcctcctcttcctcacccctcctgctccctcacccCGGCGCTGCAGTGGACAGACCTGGCCGCCGTCCAATCACAGCTCCAGCTGCAGAGccag GCCGTGGAGTCTCTCTCCCAGCGGCTGCGGAACatggaagcagagagacagtccCAACAGCGCcacctggaggagctgcagg GGCAGGTGTCCAGGCTGAGGCAGGGGCCgggcggggagagggaggaggagaggaggagccctgcggaggagagcagggtggagcgatggaggagggaggtggggcgcGAGCTGGCCAGCCTGAGGACGCACGTCACCAGGGCGACGTCGCTAGGCaacctggaggagag CTTCAGCTCCAAGCTCCGCAGAGAGGAGCTGGAccagctgaggagagaggtggacaaTCTGAAGACACAACTac gaagaCAAGAGGAGGACATGTTTCTGCAGCAGTCTGAGTCCAGGGAGACCAGGAGGCAGTATGAACGCAGCTGCCAG acgttAGAGGAGCTGACCAGCAGCTACAGAACGCACAGCCTGGACCTGGCCAAGACCGTctctcagtacacacacacacagcaggaggtgCAAcagctcag GGTGACTGTGAcggagctgagggaggaggtgaggagtctgattctcagagagagacactcccctgctgcccccaaacacacacacacaccag CAGCTTTAGTATCAGCTCCACCCCCCAGGCgccgggtcagaggtcaggaggcGGAGCCAGACTCAGGCTCTGAGGACTTCagtcccacccccagcctggCGGAGGTCAGCTCAGACGACCTTTCCTGGCTGGACGACCAAGACCCTG ctcctcgccACCGTCGCCCCCGGATACACCTCGGCTCCAGAGATCGGGATCTCGGAGTGGGAAGTGTCCTGGACGACGACGAGGATAACCTGGAGTTGGGATCAGAGCTCAGCCTTGATGACCTCTGA
- the LOC136939534 gene encoding cyanocobalamin reductase / alkylcobalamin dealkylase-like, which produces MATPRVNVEDFRRPLHDSLSKLGFEVHPFKIGWYNAVLPSALRVPHSDDTLAVLVISTPSMFELAFLPFLESNGCQGLSDPIDQCVKHNVTTAVSQCFPEEQVEVSFDYEMLPSRKPRFLAQTAAHVCGAAYYYQQADVPDQPWGDKKVYGVCVHPRLGGWFAVRALLLFPGVQVELLQTPPPDCVPSRDARIQLLDDFNLRWQDWSYRNIVAPIQTYSQKQREYFSLPPPPACCASAGLGLHTWGGKPPGPP; this is translated from the exons ATGGCGACTCCCCGTGTGAATGTGGAGGATTTCAGAAGACCGCTTCATGATTCACTGTCAAAGCTCGGATTTGAAGTTCATCCTTTCAAG ATCGGCTGGTACAATGCGGTGTTGCCCTCCGCCCTCCGCGTGCCCCACTCAGACGATACCCTGGCAGTGCTCGTGATCAGTACGCCATCCATGTTCGAACTCGCCTTTCTGCCTTTCCTGGAGAGCAACGGCTGCCAGGGCCTTTCCGACCCCATAGACCAGTGCGTCAAGCACAACGTTACTACCGCCGTGTCTCAG tgtTTCCCAGAGGAGCAGGTAGAGGTGAGTTTCGACTATGAGATGTTGCCCAGCAGGAAGCCCAGGTTCCTGGCCCAGACGGCAGCTCACGTATGTGGAGCAGCTTACTACTACCAGCAGGCTGACGTTCCGGACCAGCCCTGGGGggacaag aaggtgtacggtgtgtgtgtgcacccccgGCTGGGCGGCTGGTTTGCTGTCCGGGCTCTGCTGCTGTTCCCGGGGGTGCAGGTGGAGCTCCTGCAGACCCCTCCTCCAGACTGTGTCCCCTCCAGAGACGCACGGATTCAGCTGCTGGATGACTTCAACCTGCGCTGGCAG gATTGGAGCTACCGCAACATCGTGGCTCCTATCCAGACCTACTCCCAGAAACAGAGGGAGTACTtctccttgcccccccccccagcgtgcTGCGCTTCTGCGGGGCTGGGGTTACACACCTGGGGGGGCAAACCTCCAGGACCCCCCTAG